The stretch of DNA AAGTTTTATCGAGAAAAGTGCTCGGTGCTAGGTGTGTCAAATTGCAAGATTGATGATTGCGATTCACCGAATGTGAAATTTTCAACGTTCTGCAAACGACACCACATCGAGCACTTACAGGCGAATAACCTTCTACCTAGATTCCCCATAGGCAGATGGTTCGCTCCCTATGAGGAAGCCAACTTTCGAATCCCGGGTCTAGGCGAAATATAGGATCGACCGTGCGAACGTGTGCGGCAATTTAGGCCCTTTGCACTGCTGCCCGTAAGCTACGGTCCGCACAGCGGACCCTATGAACTCGCCGAGCGATAGCTCTCCAGCGCCCGTTTGAAGACCCAACGACTTGCCACCAAAGCAAGGGCTGTCGCCACCAGGGCGAAGACCGCTAGACCCATATAGTCGCCTGTCAGCGGCTTGGCCAGCACTCGGGCGGGGACGTTGATCACTACCAGCACCGGCAGCAGGTACGTGAACGTCAGGCGGAGGCCGTCGCCGAGCCAGTTGCCCTGGTAGATCTCCATCGGGTAGCGGCTGAAGTTGGTGATGTAGAACCAGAAGTCGTAGAGCGTCTGGTTGCGGCCGAGCCAGATGCTGGTGGCGGCGAGCGAGATCATGATCGAATACATGATCGCCACGCCGCAGAGGATGTAGAGCGGGTACAAGAGCCACGCCACGAGCGTCGGCGTCGAAGCGAGTTGCGGCACGGCGTAGCCAATCAGCAGCAGAGCAACGGCGAAGTTCCCCAGCGACGACCAGCTGCTCTTCCGCAGCGAAACGAGGAACTGCGTGTCGATCGGTTTGAGCAATGCGAAGTCGAGGCCGCCGGTGCGGACCAGTTCGCTCAGTTCCTCGGCGTTGGGCATGAAGAACGCCTGCACGACGCTGTTGACGAGCATCGTCGTGGCGATGAACACCAGAAACTCCGGCTTCTCCCAGCCGGCGATGTTCGCCTGCCCGCTGGCGGCTTGGTTCTCCTCGATCTTGAGGAACACCAGCAGGTAGAACCCCAGGTTCATCGCCATCCAAACAACGCTGCTCACCGCCTCGATAAGGAAGTTGGAGCGGAACGTCATGTCGCGGATCAAAGAGTTCCGCGCGAACGTCCAGAACAACTGCGGGTAGAGCCAGAGCGAGTCTTTCATTTTTTAACCG from Botrimarina mediterranea encodes:
- a CDS encoding ABC transporter permease translates to MKDSLWLYPQLFWTFARNSLIRDMTFRSNFLIEAVSSVVWMAMNLGFYLLVFLKIEENQAASGQANIAGWEKPEFLVFIATTMLVNSVVQAFFMPNAEELSELVRTGGLDFALLKPIDTQFLVSLRKSSWSSLGNFAVALLLIGYAVPQLASTPTLVAWLLYPLYILCGVAIMYSIMISLAATSIWLGRNQTLYDFWFYITNFSRYPMEIYQGNWLGDGLRLTFTYLLPVLVVINVPARVLAKPLTGDYMGLAVFALVATALALVASRWVFKRALESYRSASS